One window of Balneolales bacterium ANBcel1 genomic DNA carries:
- a CDS encoding DUF4147 domain-containing protein has product MTVKKENKIYQKQAEDIRRLFLHGLEAVAPEKIIRDNVIPDDDILSVCGRSYALPEDRRIWVFGSGKAAGRMALELERVLGKWIYDGIVICPYGLKTDTERIQQFEASHPVPDLNSLTATFELMEVASDVRETDLVIYLMSGGSSSLLCMPHDDLEMEDIRGLYRELLRCGAPIREINRIRKSVSKVKGGKLRPCFGEAMVEVLAISDVPGNDPADIGSGPLVDDPVGPEEALELLRKYDIDKRVPRAVLRLLLKPEAPKANAAAGTGFFSQKPAGRSDDGRTDAGETSAQKYPTHFNVLASAEKVAEEIKKGAISLGYHAHVHEGFMTGEARKVAKTISGEAVDVLVRNRPVEKPAALIYYGESTVTVKGNGKGGRNQEMALSAVMALEGQHHITFLSGGTDGRDGETNAAGAVCNAQTGLDARKLGVDPEPYLENNDSWNFFRKTDGLLQIGVTGNNLMDIQIVLIEK; this is encoded by the coding sequence ATGACGGTCAAGAAGGAGAATAAAATTTACCAGAAACAGGCGGAGGACATCAGGCGACTGTTTCTCCACGGACTCGAAGCCGTGGCCCCCGAAAAGATCATTCGCGATAACGTGATCCCGGATGATGATATCCTGAGTGTTTGCGGGCGCTCCTACGCCCTGCCGGAGGATCGCCGGATCTGGGTGTTCGGCTCCGGAAAGGCGGCCGGACGCATGGCGCTGGAGCTCGAGCGTGTTCTGGGCAAATGGATCTACGACGGGATCGTTATTTGTCCCTACGGACTGAAAACGGATACCGAACGTATTCAGCAGTTTGAGGCGTCCCACCCGGTGCCGGACCTGAACAGCCTTACCGCCACATTTGAGCTGATGGAGGTGGCCTCCGATGTGCGAGAGACGGACCTGGTCATCTATCTGATGAGCGGCGGGAGCTCGTCCCTGCTTTGTATGCCTCATGATGATCTTGAAATGGAGGATATCCGCGGCCTGTATCGTGAATTGCTGCGATGCGGGGCCCCGATCCGGGAGATCAACCGAATCCGGAAGAGTGTTTCGAAAGTGAAGGGCGGCAAGCTCCGGCCCTGTTTTGGCGAGGCCATGGTGGAAGTGCTGGCCATTTCGGATGTGCCGGGCAATGATCCCGCAGACATTGGAAGCGGTCCGCTGGTCGATGACCCGGTCGGCCCGGAGGAAGCGCTGGAGCTGCTGAGGAAATACGATATCGACAAGAGAGTGCCGCGTGCCGTTCTGAGGCTGTTGCTGAAGCCGGAAGCTCCAAAAGCGAATGCGGCGGCGGGAACAGGGTTTTTCAGCCAAAAGCCGGCCGGCCGGTCTGATGATGGCCGAACGGATGCCGGGGAGACATCCGCCCAAAAATATCCCACGCATTTCAATGTTCTGGCCAGCGCCGAGAAAGTTGCCGAAGAGATCAAAAAAGGGGCGATTTCACTGGGGTATCATGCCCATGTGCATGAGGGGTTTATGACGGGTGAAGCCCGCAAGGTTGCCAAAACCATTTCGGGTGAGGCGGTGGATGTGCTGGTGCGCAACCGGCCGGTAGAGAAACCCGCCGCGTTGATTTACTACGGGGAATCAACCGTTACGGTGAAGGGCAACGGCAAAGGCGGCCGGAATCAGGAAATGGCGTTGAGTGCGGTTATGGCCCTGGAGGGACAGCATCATATTACGTTTCTGAGCGGGGGAACCGACGGGCGTGACGGCGAGACCAATGCCGCCGGGGCCGTTTGCAATGCACAAACCGGGCTGGATGCCAGAAAACTGGGGGTGGACCCCGAGCCGTACCTGGAAAACAACGACTCCTGGAATTTTTTCCGGAAAACAGACGGTTTGCTGCAGATCGGCGTTACAGGTAACAACCTGATGGATATTCAAATAGTGTTGATAGAGAAATGA
- the cysS gene encoding cysteine--tRNA ligase, with product MENLQIFNTLTRKKETFKPLKEGFVGIYVCGPTVYGDPHLGHAKSYVSFDVVVRYFRYLGYRVRYVQNITDVGHLTDDADEGEDKMAKQSRIERLEPMEIAEKYTYRYFRDMDRLNVMRPDISPRATGHIPEQIAMIKTLIAKGHAYEVDGNVYFDVTSLPDYGKLSGRSLDEAETGSRVESSSAKRNPADFALWKKADDSHIMQWDSPWGDGFPGWHIECSAMATKYLGKTIDIHGGGLENQFPHHECEIAQCEGAHHEPFVRYWMHNNMVTLNGQKMGKSLGNAISLEQFFSGGHELLSRTWAPEVIRFFLLQSHYRSTTDFSETALEAAESGYRNLVEVLNLLHAAATASEASATERQNGPDTHDHAAAFDIGALKQGLHERMNDDFNSARAIAFLFEQLRPLKAGLQNGNAPSNVDDLFHFVALFCRDVLAIWSPEDQAGGSGDLPFDGVMQLLLDLRQQARKNKDWTTADQIRDRLAELGISVEDGPEGSIYKLG from the coding sequence ATGGAGAACCTTCAGATCTTCAACACCCTTACCAGAAAAAAAGAGACCTTCAAACCGCTGAAAGAGGGTTTCGTCGGAATCTATGTATGCGGCCCGACTGTTTACGGCGACCCTCACCTGGGGCATGCAAAAAGCTATGTGAGTTTTGATGTGGTGGTGCGCTATTTCCGATATCTGGGCTACCGGGTACGGTACGTGCAGAATATCACCGATGTAGGGCATCTGACCGACGATGCGGATGAGGGCGAAGACAAGATGGCCAAACAGTCACGGATCGAGCGACTGGAACCGATGGAAATCGCCGAAAAGTACACGTATCGCTATTTCCGTGACATGGACCGACTGAACGTGATGCGGCCGGACATCTCGCCACGCGCAACCGGCCATATTCCCGAGCAGATCGCCATGATCAAAACCCTGATTGCCAAAGGGCACGCCTATGAAGTGGACGGCAATGTCTATTTCGACGTTACCTCCCTGCCGGACTACGGCAAGCTGAGCGGACGCTCGCTGGATGAGGCCGAGACCGGTTCAAGGGTGGAATCCAGCAGCGCCAAACGGAATCCGGCTGATTTCGCCTTGTGGAAAAAAGCCGACGATTCGCACATCATGCAGTGGGATTCCCCCTGGGGGGATGGGTTTCCGGGATGGCATATCGAGTGCTCCGCCATGGCCACCAAATACCTGGGCAAAACCATCGACATTCATGGCGGCGGACTGGAAAACCAGTTCCCCCATCACGAGTGTGAAATTGCACAGTGTGAAGGGGCGCATCACGAACCGTTTGTTCGTTACTGGATGCACAACAACATGGTGACGCTCAACGGCCAGAAAATGGGTAAATCCCTTGGAAACGCCATTTCACTCGAGCAGTTTTTCAGCGGAGGCCATGAGCTCCTGAGCCGCACATGGGCGCCGGAAGTGATCCGGTTCTTCCTGCTTCAGAGCCATTACCGAAGCACCACCGATTTTTCAGAAACGGCACTGGAGGCAGCTGAAAGCGGCTACCGCAACCTGGTGGAGGTGCTGAACCTGCTGCACGCTGCCGCAACGGCATCAGAGGCATCAGCGACGGAACGGCAGAACGGGCCGGATACGCACGATCACGCCGCCGCATTTGACATCGGCGCGCTCAAACAGGGGCTGCACGAGCGGATGAACGACGATTTCAACAGTGCGCGAGCGATCGCGTTTCTGTTTGAGCAGCTGCGTCCGTTAAAAGCGGGACTTCAGAACGGCAACGCCCCATCCAATGTTGATGACCTGTTCCATTTTGTCGCCTTGTTTTGCCGCGATGTGCTGGCGATCTGGTCACCCGAGGATCAGGCCGGCGGCTCCGGCGACCTGCCGTTTGACGGGGTGATGCAACTGCTCCTGGATCTGCGTCAGCAGGCGCGAAAGAACAAGGATTGGACCACGGCCGACCAGATCCGCGACCGGCTTGCGGAACTTGGTATTTCGGTGGAAGATGGCCCCGAAGGCTCGATATACAAACTCGGTTGA
- the lgt gene encoding prolipoprotein diacylglyceryl transferase gives MSSDHFYWEGQPILHQFGEISLPFAFSIPGLILAVIAFLLLPGYLAKYLSGQADDSQSKKRRRKKRKEGASGDPDEELTGWQSFGLFIALLAIGQILFLVLPGPTFEQIGPITVRWYGFLFALAFLTGYFIGRKLFRDAGVDVQLADRLLTYIVVATLLGARLGHVIFYDFDYYIRNIHEVLLLWRGGLASHGATVGILIALWLYIRKYPQITFFWLTDRLSIPVILGGSFIRVGNFMNSEIIGLPSDLPWAVIFAREDLLPRHPTMLYEALICIVILVVLVALYYYFRKKPPEGLLTGVFMILLFTSRFFIEYTKVEQAAFTETWMVGMGQLLSIPFILFGIWVLWKKVQWPTSGTIPPKE, from the coding sequence ATGTCTTCTGATCATTTTTACTGGGAAGGACAGCCGATCCTGCATCAGTTCGGCGAAATCTCCCTTCCGTTCGCTTTCAGCATACCCGGACTCATTCTGGCGGTGATCGCTTTTCTGCTGCTACCCGGCTATCTGGCCAAATATCTCTCCGGCCAGGCCGATGACAGTCAAAGCAAAAAGAGGCGGCGAAAAAAACGGAAGGAGGGTGCCTCCGGTGATCCGGATGAGGAGCTCACGGGATGGCAGTCGTTCGGGCTGTTCATCGCGCTGCTGGCGATCGGCCAGATCCTGTTCCTGGTACTGCCGGGCCCGACGTTCGAGCAAATCGGACCCATTACCGTGCGCTGGTACGGATTCCTGTTCGCGCTGGCCTTTCTCACCGGCTACTTTATCGGCCGCAAACTCTTCCGGGATGCCGGCGTGGATGTACAGCTGGCCGACCGCCTTCTCACCTACATTGTGGTGGCGACCCTGTTAGGCGCACGGCTGGGCCATGTCATCTTCTATGATTTCGACTATTACATCCGGAACATCCACGAGGTGCTGTTACTCTGGCGGGGTGGTTTGGCCAGCCACGGCGCCACCGTCGGGATCCTGATCGCGCTTTGGCTCTACATCCGAAAGTATCCGCAGATCACCTTTTTCTGGCTGACCGACCGCCTGAGTATTCCGGTAATCCTGGGCGGCTCTTTTATCCGTGTCGGCAATTTCATGAATTCCGAAATCATCGGCCTTCCCTCCGACCTGCCCTGGGCCGTTATTTTCGCAAGGGAGGATCTGCTTCCGCGCCATCCGACCATGCTGTACGAAGCCCTGATCTGCATTGTAATACTGGTCGTGCTGGTCGCGCTGTACTACTATTTCAGAAAAAAACCGCCGGAAGGGCTGCTTACCGGTGTGTTCATGATCCTGCTGTTTACCAGCCGCTTTTTTATTGAATACACCAAGGTGGAACAGGCCGCCTTCACCGAAACCTGGATGGTCGGAATGGGCCAGCTTCTCAGCATTCCGTTTATCCTGTTCGGGATCTGGGTGCTCTGGAAAAAAGTGCAGTGGCCCACTTCCGGTACCATTCCCCCAAAAGAGTAA
- the hisA gene encoding 1-(5-phosphoribosyl)-5-[(5-phosphoribosylamino)methylideneamino]imidazole-4-carboxamide isomerase produces the protein MQVIPAIDLLNGQVVRLKKGDYNEVTVYSDNPVSFVNRFREAGFTHIHVVDLNGAREGRFVNLPVIETIIEETGVSVQCGGGIRSRGDIKTLIKAGVARIVSSSMAAQYPDEWQASIDMYGGDTCILGLDIKNGKMAYGGWEETSDESAMDFLGGMVRLGVKTILCTDVSRDGMLTGINSGLYNEISKRYPQVNIIASGGVADEEDLRHLAIEGMYGVVVGRAFYEGKLSLERMIAYHNPD, from the coding sequence ATGCAAGTCATTCCTGCCATCGACCTGTTGAACGGACAGGTTGTGAGATTGAAAAAGGGGGATTATAACGAAGTCACCGTCTATTCCGACAATCCGGTTTCATTCGTCAACCGGTTTCGTGAGGCGGGTTTTACGCATATCCATGTGGTGGATTTGAATGGAGCACGGGAAGGGCGATTTGTCAACCTGCCCGTGATTGAAACGATCATTGAGGAAACCGGCGTAAGCGTCCAGTGCGGCGGGGGGATCAGGAGTCGCGGTGATATCAAAACACTGATCAAGGCCGGTGTCGCCCGGATCGTAAGCAGTTCGATGGCAGCCCAGTATCCCGACGAGTGGCAGGCCTCGATCGACATGTACGGCGGTGACACCTGCATCCTCGGTCTGGACATCAAAAACGGCAAAATGGCTTACGGTGGATGGGAGGAGACCTCGGATGAAAGCGCGATGGATTTTCTCGGCGGAATGGTCCGCCTGGGGGTGAAAACCATCCTCTGTACGGATGTGTCGCGCGACGGAATGCTCACGGGAATCAACTCCGGCCTGTACAACGAAATTTCGAAACGGTACCCCCAGGTGAACATCATCGCATCGGGAGGTGTCGCCGATGAAGAGGACCTGCGACACCTCGCCATCGAAGGGATGTACGGCGTGGTGGTGGGCCGGGCCTTTTACGAAGGTAAACTGAGTCTCGAGAGGATGATCGCCTACCACAACCCTGATTAA
- the hisF gene encoding imidazole glycerol phosphate synthase subunit HisF, which yields MLAKRIIPCLDIKEGRTVKGVNFVGLRDAGDPVELAGRYSNEGADELVFLDITATNEKRKTLVPLVRDIARHIRIPFTVGGGIGSVDEIEALLHAGADKVSLNSSIVRNPDLITEAADRFGSQCVVAAIDAKRTNGSWNVYINAGQKDTGIDTIDWCREAAERGAGEILLTSMDRDGTKIGFDNELLALVSSTVAVPLIASGGAGTIGHCLDAITKGKADAVLAASIFHFREIEISDLKQAMHDAGIAVRL from the coding sequence TTGTTAGCAAAACGTATCATTCCCTGTCTTGATATAAAGGAAGGGCGCACGGTCAAGGGGGTTAACTTTGTAGGCCTCCGGGACGCGGGCGATCCGGTGGAGCTGGCCGGACGCTATTCCAACGAAGGCGCCGACGAACTCGTTTTCCTCGATATCACCGCCACCAATGAAAAGCGCAAAACCCTGGTACCGCTGGTGCGCGACATCGCTCGGCACATCCGCATACCGTTCACCGTAGGAGGTGGTATCGGCAGTGTGGATGAAATCGAGGCTTTGCTTCATGCCGGAGCCGACAAGGTTTCGCTGAACAGCAGCATTGTCCGCAACCCCGACCTGATCACCGAAGCGGCCGACCGGTTCGGCTCCCAGTGTGTAGTGGCCGCCATCGACGCCAAGCGAACCAACGGATCGTGGAATGTCTATATAAATGCCGGACAAAAAGATACCGGAATCGACACCATCGACTGGTGCCGGGAGGCTGCCGAGCGCGGCGCCGGCGAAATCCTGCTCACCAGCATGGATCGCGACGGCACCAAGATCGGGTTCGACAACGAGCTGCTTGCCCTGGTATCGTCGACTGTGGCCGTTCCGCTGATTGCCAGTGGCGGGGCCGGAACCATCGGCCACTGCCTGGATGCCATCACAAAGGGAAAAGCGGACGCGGTACTGGCTGCGAGTATTTTCCATTTTCGCGAGATCGAAATCTCCGACCTCAAACAGGCCATGCATGATGCCGGCATAGCCGTACGCCTGTAG
- the hisIE gene encoding bifunctional phosphoribosyl-AMP cyclohydrolase/phosphoribosyl-ATP diphosphatase HisIE, with amino-acid sequence MISAKDIDFDKDGGLVPAVIQDSHTKQVLMLGYMNREALQETIETGKVTFYSRSKKRLWMKGEESGNVLNVVSVQHDCDNDAILVEASPVGPTCHTGETSCFHQLPYHAPARPDGPDGGLAFLNELQELLYERKTRLPEGSYTSKMFRKGRDKLAQKVGEEAVETVIAVKNSRDEFTYEASDLLFHLMMLLVGEGMKIEDLVEELKKRHK; translated from the coding sequence ATGATTTCAGCCAAGGATATTGATTTTGACAAAGACGGCGGACTGGTACCGGCCGTAATTCAGGACAGCCACACCAAACAGGTGCTGATGCTCGGCTACATGAACCGGGAAGCCCTGCAGGAAACGATCGAAACCGGCAAGGTTACCTTCTACAGCCGCTCGAAGAAACGGCTTTGGATGAAAGGTGAAGAATCGGGCAATGTGCTGAATGTGGTCAGCGTCCAGCACGATTGTGACAATGACGCCATTCTGGTGGAAGCCAGTCCCGTCGGACCAACCTGCCACACGGGCGAAACCTCCTGTTTTCATCAGCTTCCCTACCATGCCCCGGCCAGGCCGGATGGCCCCGATGGCGGACTCGCTTTCCTGAACGAACTTCAGGAGTTGCTCTATGAACGCAAAACCCGACTCCCGGAGGGATCCTACACCAGTAAGATGTTCCGGAAAGGCCGGGATAAGCTGGCACAGAAAGTGGGCGAAGAAGCCGTGGAGACCGTCATTGCGGTGAAGAACTCCAGGGATGAGTTCACTTATGAAGCCTCCGACCTGCTGTTCCACCTGATGATGCTGCTCGTCGGCGAAGGCATGAAAATCGAAGACCTTGTTGAAGAGCTGAAAAAAAGGCACAAATAG
- a CDS encoding CotH kinase family protein, giving the protein MPILLLLLPGLLLARSTGSEDPARGNAKDVVINEIQASNNSTLPDNDGDYEDWIELYNAGASTAYIGYFGLSDDHSQPYRWIFPAGTKIPPGEYLLIWASGKDRATPGKPLHTNFAIAREGEGLVLTDIDGNLIDKVPPTPIPSDLSFGRQPDGSDTWRFFQEPTPGACNTAATGYNSILNAPEAHPPGGFHAGKVTVNLSGYPGDAEVRYTLDGSEPTADSPLYDGPVIITDRSEEPNDLSEILDISHRYAPAASPEENVYKGTVLRARAFREGDIAGPAMTETYFIHDDGADRYSFAVINLSTDPDHLFGHENGIYVLGRVHEEWIEQGGRNFNGGAPANYNQRGRGWERPAHMVMFDEDGNQVVSQDIGIRIHGGWSRAFPQKSFRLYSRSDYGESRFRYRFFPDLELDDFNRLILRQSGQDVTSTMFRDIFIQESVGHMQFDIQHYRPAILFLNGEYWGIYNIRQRYDRHYIETHYDVGEDELDLLTRSAETPKEGDNTDYLVLRGYINSRDMSEPEHYEYVKQHIDTDNLIDYFIAQIYSDNRDWPHNNIDFWRMNHGEYRPDSSIPEQDGRWRWLMFDTDWGFGWLSSINNNTLDRVTGDGREPWANLVFDGLMDNRSFRNRFMNRFADMLNTAFLPERLHGLLDSLEALYAVEIAEHIARRGHAGNWEYPMSKNAWRQEVAEIRDFAEGRPAFQMRHLMRYDNRDTIPLLLDVTTPGKGHIQVNSIAIDPSTPGVGDAPWPWSGTYFRNIPVQLSAVPEDGFEFARWVSIPPEQPPDSTGKSQNSRISDDGEPYGTPITISTDPSLTLPMTEPVRLAAEFREEKTPTGIPEEQPDTYALHQNYPNPFNPQTHITFTLPVAEHVVIDVYDITGRHITRLLDEQRSAGRHQITFGPSGGTELASGIYLYRMEAGKWSETKRMTLIK; this is encoded by the coding sequence ATGCCGATATTGCTGCTGCTTCTGCCCGGCCTGCTGCTTGCCCGGAGCACCGGCAGCGAAGACCCGGCCCGCGGAAACGCGAAAGACGTGGTGATCAACGAAATCCAGGCATCCAACAACTCCACACTTCCCGATAATGATGGTGACTACGAAGACTGGATAGAGCTGTACAACGCCGGCGCCAGCACCGCGTATATCGGCTACTTCGGCCTGTCGGACGACCACAGCCAGCCTTACCGTTGGATTTTCCCGGCCGGCACAAAAATCCCTCCGGGCGAATATCTCCTCATCTGGGCTTCCGGCAAAGACCGGGCAACACCCGGTAAGCCGCTGCATACGAATTTCGCAATTGCGCGTGAAGGTGAGGGCTTGGTGCTGACCGACATTGACGGCAATCTGATAGATAAGGTCCCGCCGACACCGATTCCGTCGGATCTCTCTTTCGGCCGGCAGCCCGACGGGTCCGATACCTGGCGCTTTTTTCAGGAACCCACGCCCGGTGCTTGCAACACCGCAGCCACCGGGTACAACAGCATATTGAATGCGCCCGAAGCCCATCCGCCCGGCGGGTTTCATGCCGGGAAGGTTACCGTAAACCTGAGCGGCTACCCCGGGGACGCCGAGGTTCGTTATACGCTGGACGGATCCGAGCCGACGGCCGATTCGCCGCTCTATGACGGCCCAGTCATCATAACCGACCGTTCCGAAGAACCCAACGACCTTTCCGAAATCCTTGACATCTCGCACCGGTACGCGCCGGCGGCATCACCCGAAGAGAACGTGTACAAGGGCACAGTGTTGCGGGCCAGGGCCTTCCGCGAAGGCGACATCGCGGGTCCGGCGATGACCGAAACCTATTTTATCCATGATGACGGGGCCGACCGCTACTCCTTCGCCGTGATCAACCTGTCCACCGACCCCGACCATCTTTTCGGCCACGAAAACGGGATTTACGTGCTGGGCCGTGTTCATGAGGAGTGGATTGAGCAGGGCGGCAGGAATTTCAATGGTGGTGCTCCTGCCAATTATAACCAGCGGGGGCGCGGCTGGGAGCGGCCGGCTCATATGGTGATGTTTGATGAGGATGGAAACCAGGTGGTGAGCCAGGATATCGGCATCCGGATTCACGGGGGATGGTCCCGGGCTTTCCCTCAGAAAAGCTTCCGCCTCTACTCCCGCAGCGACTATGGCGAAAGCCGGTTCCGGTACCGATTCTTTCCGGACCTGGAGCTTGACGATTTCAACCGGCTGATACTGCGGCAATCGGGTCAGGATGTGACCTCCACCATGTTCCGGGATATCTTCATTCAGGAAAGCGTCGGGCACATGCAGTTCGACATTCAGCATTACCGGCCGGCGATCCTGTTTCTGAATGGCGAGTACTGGGGCATTTACAACATCCGGCAACGGTACGACCGCCACTATATCGAGACGCATTACGATGTCGGGGAAGATGAGCTGGACTTGCTGACCCGCTCGGCGGAGACTCCCAAAGAGGGAGACAACACGGACTATCTGGTGCTTCGCGGATACATAAACAGCCGGGACATGTCGGAACCGGAACATTACGAGTATGTCAAACAGCACATCGACACCGATAACCTCATCGACTACTTCATCGCTCAGATATACTCCGACAACCGCGACTGGCCACACAACAACATCGATTTCTGGCGGATGAACCACGGCGAATACCGTCCAGACAGCTCCATACCGGAACAGGACGGTCGCTGGCGGTGGCTCATGTTCGACACCGACTGGGGGTTCGGCTGGCTCTCCTCCATCAACAACAACACCCTGGACCGGGTAACCGGCGATGGCCGTGAACCCTGGGCAAATCTGGTCTTTGACGGGCTTATGGACAACCGGTCGTTTCGTAACCGGTTCATGAACCGGTTTGCCGACATGCTGAATACCGCTTTTCTGCCGGAGCGGCTTCACGGGCTCCTGGATTCGCTGGAAGCCCTCTATGCCGTTGAAATTGCCGAGCACATCGCCCGCCGCGGACATGCGGGCAACTGGGAGTATCCCATGAGCAAAAACGCGTGGCGGCAGGAGGTGGCAGAGATACGTGACTTTGCCGAAGGCCGACCCGCTTTCCAAATGCGGCATTTGATGCGCTATGACAACCGGGATACCATCCCCCTGCTCCTTGATGTTACTACCCCCGGCAAAGGGCACATCCAGGTCAATTCCATTGCCATTGATCCGTCGACACCCGGGGTCGGTGATGCCCCCTGGCCCTGGTCGGGCACCTATTTCCGGAATATTCCCGTGCAGCTGTCCGCAGTACCGGAGGATGGCTTTGAATTTGCGAGGTGGGTCTCGATACCTCCGGAGCAACCTCCCGACAGCACCGGCAAATCACAGAACAGCCGGATATCGGATGATGGTGAGCCATATGGAACACCCATCACCATAAGCACGGATCCTTCCCTGACCCTGCCGATGACGGAGCCTGTTCGGCTCGCAGCAGAATTCCGAGAAGAAAAAACACCCACCGGCATCCCTGAGGAACAGCCGGACACCTATGCCCTGCACCAGAACTATCCGAACCCCTTCAATCCGCAAACCCATATCACCTTCACGCTGCCGGTTGCGGAACATGTTGTGATCGACGTATATGACATCACCGGCCGGCACATCACACGGCTGCTTGACGAACAGCGCAGTGCCGGGCGGCACCAGATCACTTTCGGCCCTTCCGGCGGCACCGAACTGGCCAGCGGTATTTATCTGTACCGGATGGAAGCCGGCAAGTGGTCAGAAACAAAAAGAATGACCCTCATCAAATAA